In one window of Pseudobdellovibrionaceae bacterium DNA:
- the cpaB gene encoding Flp pilus assembly protein CpaB: MNQNETRTLWISVFSAIFAVFLLYSYTQEKSAELTKKFGAQKKVVVAKADINEMQTIDVSMLELVSKPVSYLEPEHLADPEDAVGLVALAPIKAGEQILRSKIMEPGPVTGLAMQVAPSKRAVTIPIDDMRGVAKLIKPGDRVDVVAAVDIGKGANQRREIKTILQDVVILATGVRVVNELPRLFEKQGRDEYIRNIRDDLSFNSVTVEASPVQAQNLIYILSTSPGSLFLTLRHPSDHADRPIPSSDLQTVLGQVAPQKVRETVREPARVAPQPVPQQKKTRRSGPFKDI, translated from the coding sequence ATGAATCAGAACGAAACGAGGACATTATGGATATCGGTTTTTTCCGCCATTTTTGCCGTGTTTCTTCTTTATAGTTACACTCAAGAAAAAAGTGCTGAACTTACAAAGAAATTTGGAGCTCAGAAAAAAGTCGTTGTGGCAAAAGCTGATATCAATGAAATGCAAACAATTGATGTTTCCATGTTGGAGCTTGTGAGTAAACCCGTGAGCTACTTGGAGCCGGAACATCTAGCCGACCCCGAAGATGCTGTTGGTTTAGTTGCATTGGCTCCCATTAAAGCTGGAGAACAAATCTTGCGCAGTAAAATTATGGAACCAGGCCCCGTTACTGGACTCGCCATGCAAGTGGCCCCATCCAAACGGGCCGTCACTATTCCAATTGATGACATGCGTGGCGTCGCAAAACTGATCAAGCCCGGTGACCGAGTTGACGTGGTGGCCGCCGTTGATATCGGCAAGGGTGCCAACCAACGCCGAGAAATAAAGACTATTTTACAAGATGTGGTTATTCTTGCCACAGGTGTTCGCGTGGTCAACGAACTGCCCCGACTTTTTGAAAAGCAAGGACGAGATGAGTATATTCGAAATATTCGAGATGATCTTTCGTTTAACTCGGTCACTGTGGAAGCCTCACCTGTACAAGCTCAGAATTTGATTTACATACTATCAACCTCTCCAGGTTCATTGTTTTTAACTCTTAGGCATCCCAGCGATCACGCAGATCGCCCTATTCCTTCATCAGATTTGCAAACTGTACTTGGACAAGTGGCCCCACAAAAAGTTCGTGAAACTGTGCGAGAGCCGGCGCGAGTGGCACCGCAGCCTGTGCCGCAACAAAAGAAAACTCGGCGATCGGGCCCTTTTAAAGATATATAG
- the tadA gene encoding Flp pilus assembly complex ATPase component TadA — MSNQRSGVLAIHENSHLIVVAGGKGGVGKSVFAANLAITLMQEMRSKTLLIDLDARSCGDQNVILGVRPNKTVNDLTQFKASLTAQTLSSLLTGHSSGLSYLGAVQTPDQTLAASPELFKKQLYSVSQHFKFIIADIGNDLQDLQMAAIENASVILLVSTPEVLVVNQTKKMLHDLVTATVPAEMVQVVINKMGRNALNPNSIAQSLNRPIIGLIANDEATAYSSLQRSAPFMLTTPNSPMAQGYRDVARRLTGGLLQKLKTTSRPKNLRGTQSTSDLPALDSTAPSGSQAKGQKNEMDAPSLLKAQIHHQLIREMDLKKDLTSSKGDPSKEKELRDKTTRVVSQLTDRMASHLSREERGQVIKQVLDEALGLGPLEELLEDARVTEIMVNGAKQIYIEKSGKIQLSPVTFTSNQQLKNVIERIVTPLGRRIDEKTPYVDARLADGSRVNAVIEPLAIDGPAVTIRKFPSERVTILDYTDRFKSMTRGMADFLRICVEQGLNIIISGGTGTGKTTLLNVLSGFIPTNERIITVEDAAELQLKQEHVVRLETRPANMEGAGEISIRDLIRNSLRMRPDRIVVGETRDGAALDMLAAMNTGHDGSMTTVHSNNPREAISRLETLCLMAGMDLPARAIREQIASAVNLIVQITRFSDGSRKISSITEIVGMQGEAVTMQEIFRFKETGFDKNRKVVGQFQAMGRIPTFIEKFEQRGIMVPRDLFTSNGGASDPNSPAAGSKAGPTPVRPRTQTATTSSPRPQPLKKASGDGTSGGEK, encoded by the coding sequence ATGAGTAACCAAAGGAGTGGTGTTTTGGCGATTCACGAAAACTCACATCTCATTGTAGTGGCCGGCGGCAAAGGTGGCGTCGGTAAAAGCGTTTTTGCGGCTAACCTTGCTATTACTCTGATGCAAGAAATGCGGTCGAAAACGTTACTTATTGATCTCGACGCAAGAAGCTGTGGAGACCAAAACGTCATTCTTGGTGTGAGACCGAACAAAACCGTGAACGACCTCACTCAATTTAAGGCCTCCCTCACGGCGCAAACTCTCAGCTCGCTCCTAACAGGTCATTCCTCAGGATTGTCTTACCTGGGCGCCGTGCAAACTCCCGATCAAACTCTTGCCGCATCCCCGGAGTTGTTTAAAAAACAATTATATTCAGTGAGCCAACATTTTAAGTTTATCATTGCCGATATCGGAAATGACCTACAGGACTTGCAGATGGCCGCGATTGAAAATGCCAGTGTCATTCTCTTGGTATCAACTCCAGAAGTTCTCGTGGTCAATCAAACCAAAAAAATGCTACACGACCTAGTGACCGCCACCGTGCCGGCCGAAATGGTTCAAGTGGTGATCAATAAGATGGGTAGAAATGCATTGAATCCCAACTCAATTGCACAAAGTCTAAATCGCCCTATTATCGGTCTCATTGCCAACGATGAGGCCACTGCGTACTCTTCGCTGCAAAGATCGGCTCCTTTTATGTTAACCACCCCCAATAGCCCCATGGCGCAGGGGTATCGCGATGTCGCCCGCCGGCTGACAGGCGGCTTGTTACAAAAATTAAAAACCACTTCTAGGCCAAAAAATCTTCGAGGCACACAATCCACCTCAGACCTGCCCGCTCTCGACAGCACCGCCCCATCGGGATCACAGGCTAAAGGGCAAAAAAATGAAATGGACGCCCCAAGTCTATTAAAGGCGCAAATTCACCATCAACTCATTCGCGAAATGGACCTAAAAAAAGACCTTACAAGTTCCAAGGGTGACCCCAGTAAAGAAAAAGAGCTGCGTGACAAAACCACACGTGTGGTGTCGCAACTCACAGACCGAATGGCCTCTCACTTGTCACGCGAGGAGCGAGGTCAGGTGATCAAACAAGTTTTGGATGAAGCCTTGGGCCTTGGCCCGCTCGAAGAGTTGCTGGAAGATGCTCGAGTTACAGAAATCATGGTGAATGGCGCGAAACAAATTTACATTGAAAAAAGTGGTAAGATTCAATTAAGCCCCGTGACATTCACTTCCAATCAGCAGCTTAAAAATGTCATCGAGAGAATTGTTACTCCTTTAGGTCGGCGTATCGATGAGAAAACTCCTTATGTCGATGCTCGCCTGGCCGATGGAAGCCGAGTGAATGCGGTGATTGAACCTCTGGCCATCGATGGACCTGCCGTTACCATTCGAAAATTTCCATCTGAACGGGTAACTATTTTGGACTATACAGATCGTTTCAAATCAATGACGCGAGGAATGGCTGATTTTTTGAGAATTTGCGTGGAACAAGGCTTGAACATTATTATATCAGGCGGCACAGGTACTGGTAAAACAACCCTATTGAATGTGCTTTCTGGATTTATACCTACCAATGAACGAATCATCACTGTCGAAGACGCCGCAGAACTACAGTTGAAACAAGAACACGTGGTTCGCCTAGAAACCCGACCAGCCAACATGGAAGGGGCCGGAGAAATTTCAATTCGCGACCTTATTAGAAACTCTCTCCGAATGCGTCCCGATCGCATCGTGGTGGGAGAAACTCGCGATGGTGCGGCCCTTGATATGCTAGCTGCGATGAATACAGGCCACGATGGATCAATGACCACAGTTCACTCTAACAACCCTCGTGAAGCGATTTCGCGCCTTGAAACACTTTGTTTAATGGCTGGAATGGACCTCCCGGCTCGAGCCATTCGAGAGCAAATTGCTAGTGCCGTCAATCTTATCGTACAAATCACGCGTTTCAGTGACGGCTCCCGTAAAATCAGCAGCATCACGGAAATCGTTGGCATGCAGGGTGAGGCCGTCACCATGCAAGAGATCTTCCGATTTAAAGAAACCGGTTTTGATAAAAATCGAAAAGTGGTTGGGCAGTTTCAGGCCATGGGACGTATTCCCACCTTTATTGAAAAATTTGAGCAACGAGGCATAATGGTCCCTCGAGACTTATTCACATCAAACGGCGGGGCCAGTGACCCTAATTCTCCAGCGGCGGGCTCAAAAGCTGGCCCCACACCTGTGCGGCCACGAACACAAACCGCAACCACTTCTAGCCCTCGCCCTCAGCCTCTTAAAAAAGCCTCCGGCGACGGCACTAGCGGAGGCGAAAAGTGA
- a CDS encoding DedA family protein: MEPTPTLSLKLILFMQGFSGFTAYSIIIGVLLICGFGIPIPEDITLITAGLLAGLGNISLTGAFLSCFVGVMIGDATLFYMGRKMGYRVFKLPIFRSIFNEKRIALAREKVLGNSHFICFTARFLPGLRSPLFLTSGILGVRPVVFFMLDGFAALISVPVWIMLGWWFGNQLKTDPTTLDSLLDVAKEFNIVIFSVVVALILVYVVYKRVKKSKNVPESESDEAAAPLSRSVSPNKAKLKHSETIGD; encoded by the coding sequence ATGGAACCCACGCCCACCCTATCATTAAAACTGATCCTTTTCATGCAGGGCTTTAGCGGGTTCACAGCCTACAGCATCATTATTGGCGTTCTTTTGATTTGTGGTTTTGGCATCCCGATCCCGGAAGACATCACCCTCATTACAGCTGGCCTTTTGGCTGGGCTAGGTAATATTTCCCTCACCGGTGCGTTTTTGTCGTGCTTTGTGGGAGTCATGATTGGTGATGCCACCCTTTTTTATATGGGTCGAAAAATGGGTTACCGAGTTTTTAAGCTCCCGATTTTTCGATCTATCTTTAACGAAAAAAGAATCGCACTCGCTCGCGAAAAAGTTTTGGGAAACTCCCATTTCATTTGCTTTACAGCTCGGTTTTTACCGGGATTGCGTTCACCGCTTTTTTTAACGTCTGGTATTTTGGGAGTGCGACCCGTCGTATTTTTTATGTTGGATGGCTTTGCCGCACTCATCAGTGTGCCGGTGTGGATCATGCTGGGATGGTGGTTTGGCAATCAATTGAAAACAGACCCCACCACACTTGATTCTTTATTAGATGTGGCGAAAGAGTTCAATATTGTGATCTTTAGCGTCGTGGTGGCCCTCATTTTAGTGTACGTAGTTTACAAGCGAGTCAAAAAATCAAAGAATGTACCCGAAAGCGAGAGCGACGAGGCTGCCGCGCCCCTGTCGCGATCAGTCTCCCCAAACAAAGCCAAACTGAAACATAGTGAAACTATTGGTGACTGA
- a CDS encoding RHS repeat protein, producing the protein MRKLFGLLVLAWMPSVAFGIVDMRNANFSDTWLDLIVPNSGYDLRIQRTYNSRTLFNGMFGFGWCSDFETKLETTAEGNVKVTQCGGGQEVDYLARDFDPDKVKKTISEVVKEVKKRNPKMTPSFFTKLEKDLQTDTFLREEFVRQLNLGSKLKPGTMYIALGRENEKIKFSKGKYYRYLPDGTLEVFNTAGLLIQMKDRNGNFLNINRDPKSGLIDSVVDNNGNKLSFKLAGAAKKVQSIVGPNGIKVSYVHDGEDLVGMTNAWGSTYSYQYDDHHNLTKISFPDKTFKDIKYNKDKDWVVSFTDRSQCVEKYEYKDTEKEPLDYYKSLVVKTCGKKVTNKSSYEFWYREKPDGTGRYLHRAKSDNNGEVTDTYYHDVFGKPTSVLKNAQRTRYQYYDNGLLKVRTEPSREMFFKYETKCTKVSQVSTKYFVYESKAKAGGKSKTASAPVRKLQKEISTQFAYDSKKCNLVVASNSSGQKIKIGYDRKGRINLIEDQARKLVTIMYEERFGKPALVDRPGLGSISIEYDKNGKIQNVKSEQGITVATQVANVFNNLLEVIAPATGDLQI; encoded by the coding sequence ATGAGGAAGCTTTTTGGGCTTTTGGTTTTGGCATGGATGCCATCTGTGGCTTTTGGCATTGTGGATATGCGCAATGCGAATTTTTCTGATACTTGGTTGGATCTGATTGTACCTAACTCAGGTTATGATCTTCGAATTCAACGAACTTACAACAGCCGTACCCTTTTTAATGGCATGTTTGGTTTTGGGTGGTGTTCTGATTTCGAGACCAAGCTCGAAACCACAGCTGAAGGGAACGTTAAAGTCACCCAATGTGGTGGTGGCCAGGAAGTGGATTATTTGGCCCGTGATTTTGACCCAGATAAGGTTAAAAAAACCATTTCTGAAGTTGTTAAAGAAGTGAAAAAAAGAAATCCCAAAATGACGCCTTCTTTTTTTACTAAACTGGAAAAGGATCTTCAAACTGACACTTTCCTTCGAGAAGAGTTTGTTCGCCAATTGAATCTCGGCTCGAAACTGAAACCTGGCACCATGTATATTGCCCTTGGAAGAGAAAACGAGAAAATCAAATTTAGCAAAGGCAAATACTACCGCTACTTGCCAGACGGGACTCTCGAAGTATTCAATACTGCCGGCCTACTTATTCAAATGAAAGATCGCAACGGAAATTTTCTAAACATTAACCGCGACCCAAAATCGGGTTTAATCGATAGTGTTGTAGACAACAATGGAAATAAACTTTCGTTTAAACTTGCTGGTGCTGCAAAAAAGGTTCAGTCAATTGTTGGTCCCAACGGCATTAAGGTGAGCTATGTGCATGACGGGGAAGATCTGGTCGGAATGACTAATGCTTGGGGATCTACCTACTCTTATCAGTACGACGACCACCACAATTTAACTAAAATTTCGTTCCCCGACAAAACATTCAAAGACATCAAATACAACAAGGACAAAGACTGGGTGGTGAGTTTTACGGATCGCAGCCAGTGCGTTGAAAAATACGAATATAAAGATACTGAAAAAGAGCCTTTAGACTACTACAAATCTTTGGTTGTGAAAACTTGCGGCAAAAAGGTAACCAACAAAAGTTCATATGAATTTTGGTATCGCGAAAAGCCAGACGGGACCGGTCGATATCTACACAGAGCCAAGTCAGACAATAATGGTGAAGTCACTGACACCTACTATCACGATGTTTTTGGCAAACCTACTTCTGTGCTGAAGAACGCCCAACGAACCCGCTACCAATATTACGACAACGGTCTACTTAAAGTGCGGACTGAACCCTCGAGAGAGATGTTCTTTAAATATGAAACAAAATGCACGAAAGTGTCACAGGTTTCAACGAAGTACTTTGTCTATGAATCCAAAGCCAAGGCCGGTGGCAAATCAAAAACAGCCTCGGCACCTGTGCGCAAGCTTCAGAAAGAAATTTCTACTCAGTTCGCTTATGATTCAAAAAAATGCAATCTTGTGGTTGCAAGCAACTCGAGCGGACAAAAAATTAAGATTGGCTATGATCGCAAAGGTCGCATCAATCTAATTGAAGACCAAGCTCGTAAGCTAGTAACAATTATGTATGAGGAGCGCTTTGGCAAGCCCGCCTTAGTAGATCGCCCCGGCCTGGGCAGTATCAGTATTGAATATGATAAAAATGGTAAGATTCAAAACGTCAAGAGTGAACAGGGCATAACCGTGGCCACACAGGTGGCCAACGTATTTAACAACCTGCTTGAGGTTATTGCTCCCGCCACTGGTGACCTACAAATTTAA
- a CDS encoding BON domain-containing protein → MTNWMSKNYFTLDARRGPLLALLAVLSLVFLFGPATISEAAQRKKMYVSLFVGIDRDIRVPLAPAGFNKGGSYKNLLKLQFDSNRKILRLVPQKIGVGTILIKDPTTGAVIYDIRVDVKKVDLQKVAREVRALLAEIEGVKIKIANNRVIVDGEVLLPKDMDRIHSVVKQYGDLAASLVTLSVIAQNKIAQFIERKIGNPEITVSAVNGRFLLEGMANSPEEVERAFKIARTYMPDVVVRQAEMDKLIKQVSGELIVNLIQVKPAPEQTPNKIIQIVVHYVELKKDYTKGFRFQWTPDIGDNTQLEFTDRGPGGVVSSITGTISNLLPKLNWAKEHGHARVLQSSSLIVEDGKQGKLESVQRIPYQTVTSEGQNSTSFEDAGIRTTVTPSIIGSRSDSVSLALNFSVKSLVGITNKGPLTNSREIQTSVVVRSGMSAAVGGLISNESGTDFNRLPENTSANPLFSLYASKSFRRNQSQFVVFVTPIIKSSASAGADRIKRKFRIRD, encoded by the coding sequence ATGACGAATTGGATGAGCAAAAACTATTTCACACTCGATGCCCGCAGGGGACCACTATTGGCCCTCCTCGCCGTGTTGAGCTTGGTCTTTTTGTTCGGCCCGGCCACTATTTCTGAAGCTGCCCAACGAAAAAAGATGTATGTCTCTCTATTTGTAGGCATTGATCGTGATATTCGAGTGCCCCTAGCCCCTGCCGGTTTTAACAAGGGCGGATCATACAAAAACCTTTTGAAACTTCAGTTTGATTCAAACCGAAAAATCCTCCGGCTAGTGCCCCAAAAGATCGGCGTAGGTACCATCTTGATTAAAGATCCCACCACCGGCGCCGTTATCTATGATATTCGGGTGGATGTGAAAAAGGTGGATCTGCAAAAAGTGGCCAGAGAAGTTCGAGCGCTCCTTGCAGAAATTGAAGGTGTAAAAATTAAAATTGCCAATAACCGGGTCATCGTTGACGGCGAAGTCTTATTGCCAAAAGACATGGATCGCATCCATAGCGTGGTAAAACAATATGGTGACCTGGCCGCGTCTCTTGTGACTCTAAGCGTGATTGCCCAAAATAAAATCGCACAATTTATTGAACGAAAAATTGGTAATCCTGAGATCACTGTTTCGGCTGTGAACGGACGATTTTTATTAGAAGGTATGGCCAATAGCCCTGAAGAAGTGGAGCGAGCCTTTAAGATTGCTCGTACGTATATGCCTGACGTTGTCGTACGTCAGGCTGAAATGGATAAACTGATTAAACAAGTAAGTGGTGAACTCATTGTAAATCTCATCCAGGTAAAACCGGCTCCCGAGCAGACACCCAATAAGATCATTCAAATTGTCGTGCATTACGTTGAGCTCAAAAAAGACTACACCAAAGGTTTTCGCTTTCAATGGACTCCTGATATAGGCGATAACACCCAACTTGAGTTCACAGACCGTGGACCCGGCGGCGTGGTTTCTAGCATTACTGGTACAATCTCAAATCTACTTCCGAAGCTAAATTGGGCTAAAGAACACGGACACGCCCGCGTTTTACAAAGCTCAAGCCTAATTGTAGAAGATGGTAAACAAGGAAAGCTCGAATCAGTTCAACGCATCCCGTACCAAACAGTGACCTCTGAGGGACAAAACTCCACAAGTTTTGAAGATGCAGGTATTCGCACCACAGTGACCCCTTCAATTATTGGATCTCGGTCCGACAGCGTCAGCCTTGCCCTCAATTTTTCTGTGAAAAGCTTAGTTGGTATTACAAATAAGGGGCCCCTCACTAATAGTCGAGAAATTCAGACCTCTGTGGTCGTGCGAAGTGGTATGAGCGCAGCCGTGGGTGGATTGATTTCTAATGAAAGCGGCACTGACTTTAACCGATTACCTGAAAATACCAGCGCCAACCCGCTGTTTTCACTGTATGCTTCTAAGTCGTTTCGCCGCAACCAGAGTCAGTTTGTGGTCTTTGTCACTCCCATCATCAAGAGCTCGGCCAGTGCCGGTGCGGACCGCATTAAGCGCAAGTTTCGAATTCGCGACTAA
- a CDS encoding type II secretion system F family protein has product MTALFSEEFFVIPAFAIVVFILSYLYSDRIIGFFYKRTIGTREEITELMDRMMLDVDKKKITITVLLLSFGLGLVVFLLLWPNVVPGLIFAVAITLLGLQLPKTYLNNLWQKRCNRLVDQMVDGMTIMANGVSAGLSITQSMERVVGNLSGPLSQEFKLVLNKIRLGMSLEEALVEMADRIPRQDVQMFVTSVIILKETGGNLAETFQTINTTVRERQKVEKKIEAMTAQGVTQGIIITLVPFLLLVVFLAIDPAYVMPLFTKPLGWVALFIMLALQVIGGVAMKKIVTIKV; this is encoded by the coding sequence GTGACCGCATTATTCAGCGAAGAGTTTTTTGTCATTCCGGCTTTTGCCATAGTTGTATTTATCTTATCCTATCTTTACTCGGATCGGATTATAGGATTCTTCTACAAGAGAACCATCGGCACGCGAGAAGAAATCACGGAGCTTATGGATCGAATGATGCTCGACGTGGATAAAAAGAAAATCACCATCACAGTTTTGCTGCTTTCGTTTGGCCTGGGACTGGTGGTTTTTCTACTGCTTTGGCCCAATGTTGTGCCCGGCTTAATATTTGCTGTCGCCATTACTTTACTGGGCCTCCAGCTTCCAAAAACATACCTCAATAACCTTTGGCAAAAACGATGCAATCGACTGGTCGACCAAATGGTGGATGGCATGACCATTATGGCCAACGGTGTGAGTGCAGGTTTAAGCATCACTCAGTCTATGGAGCGAGTGGTTGGCAATCTCTCAGGGCCCCTGTCTCAAGAATTCAAACTTGTTCTGAACAAAATTCGCCTGGGGATGTCCCTTGAAGAAGCATTGGTAGAAATGGCTGACCGGATCCCCCGGCAAGATGTGCAAATGTTTGTGACTTCTGTAATTATTCTTAAAGAAACAGGCGGAAATCTCGCCGAAACTTTTCAAACCATTAACACCACGGTTCGTGAGCGACAAAAAGTTGAAAAGAAAATCGAAGCCATGACAGCTCAAGGTGTCACACAAGGAATTATTATTACTTTAGTCCCGTTTCTATTGTTAGTTGTATTTCTTGCAATTGATCCTGCTTACGTGATGCCCTTGTTCACTAAGCCTTTAGGATGGGTTGCTCTCTTTATTATGTTAGCTCTCCAAGTTATTGGTGGAGTTGCAATGAAAAAAATTGTTACAATAAAAGTGTAG
- a CDS encoding response regulator, which produces MGIKLVIVDDAPFIREVVRGVIAGSEIECIGEAADGEAAVRIVLERKPDVVLMDLVLPVKSGIEAVEEILSVASGVRIVACSTMNQEAMVLKALSVGCCDYISKPFEAKRLLQVIRGCAGKRPAQK; this is translated from the coding sequence ATGGGAATAAAACTTGTTATAGTCGATGACGCCCCGTTTATCCGAGAAGTGGTGCGAGGGGTGATAGCTGGCAGTGAAATAGAGTGTATAGGGGAAGCTGCGGATGGTGAAGCGGCGGTTCGAATCGTGTTAGAGAGAAAGCCCGATGTTGTTTTGATGGATCTCGTGTTACCGGTAAAAAGTGGAATAGAAGCGGTTGAAGAAATATTGTCGGTGGCTTCTGGAGTTCGCATCGTGGCGTGTAGTACGATGAATCAAGAAGCGATGGTTTTAAAGGCTCTGAGCGTGGGCTGTTGTGACTATATAAGTAAACCATTTGAGGCAAAACGACTGCTTCAAGTTATAAGGGGCTGCGCGGGCAAGCGCCCAGCGCAGAAATAG